The Paenibacillus sp. MBLB1832 genome has a window encoding:
- a CDS encoding galactose-binding domain-containing protein: protein MEGKAMRSKLHWIVLGSILLITTVLGLMIPGTGTTALAASSAQVIPPNAGYVNVKDFGAMGDGVADDTAAIMSAIKSRNRYYGYPMNVYFPAGVYLVSDTINGVNPDGTDNAHLTLQGAGQGQTIIRLKNNAPGFNAGAVTAKPVVRFAGESGIQNQAFMNFLFDLTVDIGSQNPQAIGVDYLTSNQGSMRNVDIVSGDGQGYIGLAMTREIGPGMVKNISITGFQYGIKTAKPLYSMVLEKVTLKNQSVAGILNERQMLEIRNLTSTNKVPAIINRYNDAMVTIIDSQFFGGIKGESAIRNESGGSLLARNLNAQSSYYSQAITNEGVAVSGKIVTEYNSDYLQRLFQSRSTTLNLPIEETPELPQDPLSDWAFVDDYGANPDDNIDDTAAIQAAIDSGKTTIYFRPRHTTTYTYQIQGTLVIRGNVKRLAGMGTYIKKTNATSLPQIRIETTNYPNVFIDRLFGDFQVTHVGATHVVSLDNQWNDYHNEPGSGDLYLEDTYSSFVFNGNKAWMRQANSESKTNTQLVNQGGTVWVLGLKTEWMNTTARTTGGGKSEIMGAFMYPAQGNVAPTTPAFETIDSQASYQYGVFDDWVQQWTLLFRETRNGETRDMLADDLVEKRTGRGTKVNLYTAIPEPLADVTPPSTPKLSLKWNSLNAADLYWVGSTDDVHINGYMLYRDGYRVADTKKREIIDTHLDATLPYTYTVFGYDDMFNLSAPSNAISNKVGWGSEDIGTVTKAGYTEYADNSFHVYGAGSDIGGTADSFHYTYTPLYGDGSLVFKLVNQSKTSQEAQEGIMIRDTLAPDAKFAGLFRKPWGPMQTVTRNETGGTASVTSLPGSQVLPFWMKLTRSGNTVTVYKSTDGVHWGAPIQTFTLALDFRAYVGLAIASDFDGITEEARVSNVNVETPSQYLNLALKKPASQAGTSNDAAAKRAVDGNTNGKLASGSVTQTLADHQAWWQVDFQETGYIRSVDIYNRTDSGSDVLKNYYVFVSDTPFSSEDPNVLVNQPGVWSSLQTAQAGSPTSLKVDHQGRYLRIQLQGDGKLTLAEVVAMGYGSIIVDVEPPTAPSGLSVVTKSETTATIGWLPATDNRGVTSYLIYRDGALVGTVSGSVYSFTDTGLNPGDEVNYAIIAQDVYENVSPTSAVLKVIVPVNIAKNKTAKMSSTQSGRQAFWAVDGISDGSQSASSISQTLSENEAWWEVDLGAVRQIDRIQLFAPTDCCQTDLSNYYVFVSDTPFTVNSVTYTLNQPNVWSKLQVGALSSSPADVQVGHAGRYVRIQLTSSSASLGLAEVRVIGELPLVNAALNKAATQSSTSYNAYASKAVDGNSDGNWNAGSVSHTSTETNAWWQVDLGSVQDIHDIQIYNRTDCCGARLSSYYVFVSNAPFGSTNVASTLADPNVWNSFQSEQAGSPTKIRVGRTGRYVRIQLNQTNPLAIAEVKVMKLDDIIVLDTEAPTAPSGLNVVGKTETSATISWSPSTDNRGVTGYDIYRDNTLLGTVAGNVNVFTATGLTAGDSYSYTVKAKDASLNVSAASSALQVTQLINMAKNKPATMSSTQNGASASRAVDGNTDGNLASGSVSQSLGEKEAWWQVDLGAVRNIDRIQIFGRTDCCTTDLSQYYVFVSDTPFTVTGVTYTLSQPGVWSQFQSAAAGLPTEVQVGRTGRYVRIQLTGQSSSLSLAEVKVLGTLQQVNVALNKPATQSSTSYNAYASRAVDGNSDGNWNAGSVSHTSTEANAWWQVDLGSVQDIHNIQVFNRTDCCGARLSEYYVFVSDTPFSTTDLNATLSNANVWNSFQSGQAGSPTKILVGRTGRYIRIQLKNTNPLAIAEVKVMALQ, encoded by the coding sequence ATGGAAGGGAAAGCAATGAGAAGCAAGCTGCACTGGATCGTCTTGGGAAGCATCCTACTGATCACGACGGTGTTAGGACTGATGATTCCCGGCACGGGAACGACAGCATTAGCTGCAAGCAGCGCCCAGGTTATACCGCCGAATGCGGGATATGTGAATGTGAAAGACTTCGGAGCGATGGGTGACGGGGTGGCCGATGATACCGCAGCCATTATGAGCGCGATTAAATCGCGCAATCGGTATTACGGTTATCCGATGAATGTATATTTCCCCGCAGGCGTTTATCTGGTCAGCGACACGATCAATGGCGTTAATCCCGATGGTACGGATAACGCGCATTTGACCTTGCAAGGCGCCGGCCAGGGCCAAACGATAATTAGGCTGAAAAATAACGCGCCGGGCTTTAATGCAGGGGCTGTTACTGCCAAGCCTGTTGTCCGTTTCGCAGGGGAAAGCGGTATTCAGAATCAGGCCTTCATGAACTTCCTCTTTGATTTGACCGTTGATATCGGCTCGCAGAACCCTCAGGCAATCGGCGTCGATTATTTAACGAGCAACCAGGGCAGTATGCGAAATGTCGATATTGTCTCCGGCGATGGGCAAGGCTACATTGGACTTGCCATGACGCGGGAGATCGGACCGGGCATGGTCAAGAATATCTCCATTACCGGTTTTCAGTATGGCATCAAAACAGCCAAGCCCCTCTACAGTATGGTGCTGGAGAAGGTGACGCTGAAAAATCAATCGGTAGCCGGCATTCTAAACGAGCGGCAAATGTTGGAGATTCGCAACTTGACGAGCACGAACAAGGTGCCGGCCATCATTAACCGCTACAATGATGCCATGGTGACGATCATCGATAGCCAATTTTTCGGCGGGATCAAAGGGGAAAGTGCGATTCGCAACGAAAGCGGCGGCTCTTTGCTAGCGCGCAATTTGAACGCACAATCGTCGTATTATTCTCAGGCGATCACGAATGAAGGCGTAGCTGTATCCGGAAAGATCGTAACCGAATACAACTCCGATTACTTGCAGCGCTTATTTCAATCACGGTCGACGACGCTCAATCTGCCGATTGAGGAGACCCCGGAATTGCCACAGGATCCGCTCTCGGACTGGGCGTTCGTAGACGATTACGGTGCGAATCCAGACGATAATATCGATGATACCGCCGCTATTCAGGCTGCGATTGATTCGGGCAAGACGACAATCTACTTCCGCCCGCGGCATACGACTACGTATACTTACCAGATTCAAGGGACCCTTGTCATCAGGGGGAATGTGAAGCGGCTCGCGGGAATGGGCACCTATATCAAGAAGACGAATGCCACCTCGTTGCCACAAATTCGCATTGAGACGACCAATTATCCCAATGTGTTTATCGATCGGCTATTTGGCGACTTTCAGGTGACTCATGTGGGGGCGACCCATGTGGTATCGCTGGATAACCAGTGGAATGATTATCACAATGAGCCGGGCAGCGGTGACTTATATTTGGAGGATACGTACTCATCCTTCGTGTTTAATGGCAATAAAGCCTGGATGCGCCAAGCCAATTCCGAAAGCAAGACGAACACACAGCTCGTCAACCAAGGAGGAACGGTATGGGTGCTCGGTCTCAAGACGGAGTGGATGAATACGACCGCGCGTACGACCGGCGGAGGCAAATCGGAGATTATGGGCGCTTTTATGTATCCGGCCCAAGGTAACGTGGCGCCAACCACGCCGGCCTTTGAAACGATTGATTCGCAAGCCTCTTATCAATATGGTGTGTTTGATGATTGGGTTCAGCAATGGACATTGTTATTCCGAGAAACCCGGAATGGTGAAACCCGCGACATGCTGGCCGATGATCTTGTGGAAAAGAGAACAGGCCGGGGCACGAAGGTCAATCTCTATACGGCCATTCCAGAACCGCTTGCTGATGTGACGCCTCCGTCGACGCCGAAGCTGTCGCTCAAGTGGAATTCGCTGAATGCGGCTGATCTTTACTGGGTGGGGTCCACCGATGACGTGCATATCAACGGCTACATGCTTTATCGGGATGGCTACCGGGTAGCGGATACGAAGAAGCGGGAAATCATCGATACCCATCTGGACGCGACGCTGCCCTATACGTATACCGTCTTCGGCTACGATGATATGTTCAACTTGTCGGCGCCCAGCAATGCGATCTCCAACAAAGTTGGCTGGGGCAGCGAGGATATTGGAACCGTTACGAAGGCGGGTTACACGGAATATGCGGATAATAGCTTTCATGTTTATGGTGCCGGCAGCGACATCGGCGGTACGGCGGATAGCTTTCATTATACGTATACCCCGCTATACGGCGATGGAAGTCTCGTATTTAAGCTGGTGAACCAATCGAAGACAAGTCAGGAGGCCCAGGAAGGTATCATGATTCGGGATACACTGGCACCGGATGCGAAGTTTGCCGGATTGTTCCGCAAACCGTGGGGGCCGATGCAAACCGTTACCCGCAATGAAACGGGGGGCACGGCATCGGTGACGTCATTGCCGGGCAGCCAGGTGCTTCCGTTCTGGATGAAGCTGACTCGCAGCGGCAATACAGTTACGGTGTATAAGTCGACCGATGGCGTCCACTGGGGAGCGCCGATTCAAACCTTTACACTTGCTTTGGACTTCCGTGCGTATGTAGGCCTGGCCATTGCTTCGGATTTTGACGGCATTACGGAAGAGGCACGTGTGTCAAACGTGAACGTGGAAACACCAAGCCAATATCTGAATTTGGCCTTGAAGAAGCCGGCCTCCCAAGCAGGTACGTCGAACGACGCCGCAGCGAAGCGGGCCGTTGACGGCAATACGAACGGGAAGCTTGCGAGCGGCTCTGTCACCCAGACGCTTGCCGATCATCAGGCATGGTGGCAGGTTGATTTTCAGGAGACTGGCTATATTCGATCAGTGGATATTTACAATCGGACGGATAGTGGCAGCGACGTGCTGAAAAATTACTACGTGTTCGTATCCGATACGCCATTCTCTTCGGAAGATCCCAACGTTCTGGTCAACCAGCCAGGAGTGTGGTCAAGCTTGCAGACCGCTCAGGCGGGTTCCCCGACATCGCTGAAGGTAGACCATCAGGGTCGCTATTTGCGCATACAGCTGCAGGGGGATGGGAAGCTGACACTTGCGGAAGTCGTCGCTATGGGATATGGAAGCATCATCGTGGATGTTGAACCACCGACAGCGCCGTCCGGTTTGTCTGTCGTTACGAAGAGCGAGACGACCGCCACGATTGGCTGGTTGCCAGCTACGGACAACCGTGGCGTGACAAGCTATCTCATCTATCGAGACGGAGCATTAGTCGGCACGGTCAGCGGCAGCGTGTACAGCTTTACCGATACAGGACTAAATCCAGGCGACGAGGTTAATTACGCCATTATAGCCCAAGATGTATACGAGAATGTATCGCCAACCAGCGCTGTGTTAAAGGTCATCGTTCCCGTCAACATCGCTAAAAATAAGACAGCCAAAATGAGCAGCACGCAAAGCGGGAGACAAGCATTTTGGGCCGTAGACGGGATTTCGGACGGCAGCCAAAGCGCTAGCTCCATCAGTCAAACCCTCAGTGAAAATGAGGCATGGTGGGAAGTAGATCTCGGGGCCGTGCGCCAGATTGATCGGATCCAATTGTTTGCGCCAACGGATTGTTGTCAGACGGATCTAAGTAATTACTATGTGTTTGTATCCGATACGCCGTTTACGGTGAACAGCGTCACCTACACGCTCAATCAGCCTAACGTGTGGAGCAAGCTCCAAGTTGGGGCCCTATCCTCATCTCCCGCAGATGTCCAGGTCGGACATGCAGGAAGATATGTGCGCATTCAGCTGACCAGTTCATCCGCTTCTCTTGGCCTGGCGGAAGTCAGGGTGATCGGAGAACTGCCGCTGGTCAACGCTGCATTAAACAAGGCAGCGACGCAGAGCAGCACCTCCTACAACGCCTATGCCAGCAAGGCCGTAGACGGCAACAGTGACGGCAACTGGAACGCAGGATCGGTATCGCATACTAGCACGGAGACGAATGCGTGGTGGCAGGTCGATCTTGGTTCTGTGCAAGACATTCACGATATTCAAATTTATAATCGAACGGATTGCTGCGGTGCACGGTTAAGCTCCTATTATGTGTTCGTTTCCAATGCTCCTTTCGGATCTACCAACGTAGCTTCGACACTTGCCGATCCTAACGTATGGAACAGTTTCCAAAGCGAGCAGGCGGGAAGCCCAACGAAAATCAGGGTCGGCAGAACCGGGCGTTACGTCCGCATACAGCTTAATCAAACAAACCCGCTTGCCATTGCCGAAGTCAAGGTTATGAAATTAGATGACATTATTGTCCTGGACACGGAAGCGCCTACGGCTCCGAGCGGACTGAACGTTGTCGGCAAGACCGAAACATCCGCCACGATCAGCTGGTCGCCTTCCACGGACAACCGCGGTGTTACCGGTTACGATATTTATCGGGATAATACATTACTGGGCACCGTTGCGGGGAATGTCAATGTATTTACAGCTACGGGACTTACAGCGGGCGACAGCTACAGCTACACAGTGAAAGCGAAGGATGCTAGTCTGAACGTGTCAGCCGCAAGCAGTGCACTCCAAGTCACGCAGCTGATCAATATGGCGAAGAACAAACCCGCTACGATGAGCAGCACGCAAAATGGTGCGTCCGCCTCCCGGGCTGTCGACGGTAATACAGACGGCAACCTGGCGAGCGGCTCAGTTAGCCAATCGCTTGGCGAGAAAGAAGCTTGGTGGCAGGTCGATCTGGGAGCTGTACGCAATATTGACCGCATTCAAATTTTTGGGCGGACGGACTGCTGCACAACGGATCTTAGCCAGTACTATGTGTTTGTATCCGATACGCCATTCACCGTTACAGGCGTTACGTATACGCTGAGCCAACCAGGCGTATGGAGCCAGTTTCAGTCTGCAGCGGCAGGGTTGCCAACCGAAGTGCAGGTTGGTCGAACAGGACGGTATGTTCGCATTCAGCTGACAGGCCAGTCAAGTTCCTTGAGTCTGGCGGAGGTGAAAGTTCTAGGCACCTTGCAGCAAGTCAATGTGGCGCTGAATAAACCAGCTACACAGAGCAGCACCTCTTACAACGCTTATGCCAGCAGGGCAGTAGATGGCAACAGCGATGGTAACTGGAATGCAGGATCGGTATCCCATACCAGCACGGAGGCCAACGCGTGGTGGCAAGTCGATCTTGGTTCCGTGCAGGACATCCATAACATTCAGGTTTTCAATCGAACGGATTGTTGCGGAGCCAGGCTGAGCGAATACTATGTGTTTGTCTCGGATACGCCGTTCTCCACCACAGACTTGAATGCGACGCTGAGCAATGCGAATGTCTGGAACAGCTTCCAAAGCGGGCAAGCTGGCAGTCCGACGAAGATTTTGGTAGGCCGAACCGGACGCTACATCAGGATACAACTTAAGAATACAAACCCGCTGGCCATTGCCGAAGTGAAAGTCATGGCTTTGCAATAG
- a CDS encoding glycoside hydrolase family 28 protein, which yields MNQILFRKRFIGFAFILGFLCLTILLSDGKAFAATTIYDKFNADVTGGTPSGWTTDTSGGTVQVSEVPFPTDKSVAITKTATTNAATITKTFTPITGRAIIEYRVVVTDNMAGNKMAPYIYDENGNPIVKIELRSDFVRAYNGAANYAVSGITLNEWTIIKVVLDTNTKKYDLFIDGIKRVTDYSFSTTTGTSAASLKFSVPSGQTGVMNIDEVRIYDYESLVTPPSGTIINITSAPYNAVGDGVTDNTYAIRQAIADVPAGGTVYVPSGKFVTGGLDLKSNMTLYVDLKGTLLAKPDESAFPDHDETIENWLSGAMRRAFIYIGGATNVRLDGGGTIDGNAGNVANWHSGASYDIKIRPNLIKIYNSDTVSVKNLYLKDAPAWLLFPLESNNITIKDIVIYSIMSGNKDGIDPSNCSNVLIENSQIYTEDDAIVPKSGSARFNDNVTVRNIFINGSTAANALKLGTNSYGQFKNYLFEDVYIKRAQIGGISLALVDGVVTDNITFRRINMSKVQGALFIQAGYRGQKPASAPVITSDIKNISFEDIKARNLTSTIGSGFLGNITSTINFRLSNLSFKNIDIQYPGGLSTVPASPAEYDGTYPELSKYGNLPAYGFYLRHVDGITLDNVNISAASTDARQPIVMEDVSKVNVYNEAENGSINGEMQVVNDSTASGGKYIVTPNPSGFNLGNAYSDLTFQVYHSGTYYLWGKTKAPTQEDNSFFIKVGSNPEATWHMNPSTSWTWNKVTDNVNPYSFSLTPGTYTIRVRDREDGTPIDKLLLTSDSAYIPAN from the coding sequence ATGAACCAGATTCTTTTTAGAAAGCGCTTTATCGGATTTGCATTTATTTTGGGTTTCCTATGTCTCACAATACTCTTATCAGATGGCAAAGCCTTCGCAGCAACGACGATCTATGACAAATTCAATGCGGACGTAACCGGGGGGACCCCTTCCGGATGGACGACCGACACGAGCGGAGGAACGGTGCAAGTCAGTGAGGTGCCTTTTCCGACCGATAAAAGCGTAGCCATCACCAAAACGGCGACAACCAATGCCGCTACGATAACCAAGACGTTCACGCCCATTACCGGCCGTGCGATTATTGAATATCGCGTTGTCGTTACGGACAATATGGCCGGCAACAAGATGGCCCCTTACATTTACGATGAAAATGGAAATCCCATTGTCAAGATTGAATTAAGAAGCGACTTCGTAAGAGCCTACAACGGGGCGGCCAACTACGCGGTGTCGGGAATTACACTGAATGAGTGGACGATCATCAAGGTCGTTCTCGATACCAATACGAAAAAATACGACCTCTTTATAGACGGTATCAAACGTGTGACCGACTATTCGTTCTCGACCACGACAGGTACAAGCGCCGCCTCACTGAAGTTCAGTGTACCTTCGGGCCAAACCGGGGTCATGAACATTGATGAAGTGCGCATCTACGATTATGAATCGCTGGTGACACCTCCATCAGGTACGATCATTAATATTACATCCGCGCCTTATAATGCGGTTGGCGACGGTGTGACTGACAATACGTACGCTATTCGCCAAGCGATTGCTGATGTGCCTGCAGGCGGAACGGTGTATGTACCCTCTGGTAAATTTGTAACCGGCGGCCTGGATTTAAAAAGCAACATGACCTTGTATGTTGATTTGAAGGGAACGCTTCTTGCAAAACCGGACGAGAGCGCTTTCCCCGACCACGACGAGACGATTGAGAACTGGTTGTCCGGCGCGATGAGACGAGCCTTCATTTATATTGGAGGAGCAACGAACGTACGATTAGATGGGGGCGGTACAATCGACGGCAATGCCGGCAATGTCGCCAACTGGCATAGCGGTGCATCGTACGATATTAAGATTCGTCCCAACTTGATTAAAATTTATAACTCGGATACGGTTTCCGTGAAGAACCTGTACTTGAAAGATGCCCCGGCGTGGCTGCTCTTCCCGTTGGAATCCAACAATATTACGATCAAGGATATTGTCATTTACTCCATCATGTCGGGCAACAAAGATGGGATCGATCCGTCCAACTGCTCGAATGTACTGATCGAGAACTCGCAAATCTACACCGAAGATGACGCGATCGTACCAAAATCGGGAAGCGCGCGTTTTAACGATAACGTCACGGTACGCAATATTTTCATCAATGGCTCGACGGCTGCCAACGCCTTAAAGCTTGGAACGAACAGCTATGGGCAATTCAAGAATTACTTGTTTGAGGATGTATATATCAAAAGAGCGCAAATCGGCGGCATTTCGTTAGCTCTCGTCGATGGCGTCGTTACGGATAACATCACGTTCCGGCGGATTAACATGAGCAAGGTGCAAGGCGCACTGTTCATCCAGGCGGGATACCGTGGACAAAAGCCGGCCAGCGCGCCTGTTATTACAAGCGATATCAAGAACATTTCTTTCGAAGATATTAAAGCTAGGAATCTGACCTCCACCATTGGTTCAGGCTTCCTCGGCAATATAACGTCCACGATCAACTTCCGATTGAGTAATCTGAGCTTCAAAAATATTGACATCCAATATCCGGGCGGCCTTTCGACGGTGCCTGCTTCGCCAGCAGAGTATGACGGAACATATCCGGAGCTGAGCAAATACGGAAATCTGCCGGCGTATGGGTTTTATTTGCGGCATGTCGATGGAATCACGCTGGACAATGTCAATATAAGCGCAGCGAGTACAGATGCTCGTCAGCCTATCGTGATGGAAGATGTGTCTAAGGTCAACGTTTATAATGAAGCGGAGAACGGTTCAATTAACGGTGAAATGCAAGTTGTGAATGATAGTACTGCGTCCGGCGGAAAGTACATTGTGACTCCGAATCCGAGTGGCTTCAATCTGGGCAATGCGTACTCCGATCTGACCTTCCAGGTGTATCATTCGGGGACCTACTATCTCTGGGGAAAAACGAAAGCTCCAACGCAAGAAGATAATTCCTTCTTCATCAAAGTAGGTTCTAATCCGGAAGCAACATGGCATATGAACCCGTCCACTTCCTGGACCTGGAATAAAGTGACGGATAATGTGAATCCGTACAGCTTCTCGCTCACTCCGGGAACATATACGATACGAGTAAGAGATCGGGAAGACGGCACGCCTATTGATAAACTGCTGTTGACGAGTGATTCGGCATACATTCCGGCCAATTAA